Proteins from a genomic interval of Neoarius graeffei isolate fNeoGra1 chromosome 24, fNeoGra1.pri, whole genome shotgun sequence:
- the gas1a gene encoding growth arrest-specific protein 1a, translated as MARLVRSARGASSYPWPLACALLFLGTCVCASPSSSRARGRLVCWQAIMNCQAEPDCHYAYGQYVRACDPVLSGQRRRCPSHCIASLVQLNQTKSGPALEDCSCAEDQLCRETKRAIEPCLPRTSSMGCTEARRQCERDRPCRDAMGDYLLHCTKLFSGATCTSACRDVIARMRRMPKAQLLDTCVCDGAERTICEYVKMSMDTLCFGMPSVVDDVGSGTFPDDDDEDDEDPNGIEDSSRSAGTCVRSVRALTLLAPVSVLFRF; from the coding sequence ATGGCGAGGCTCGTGCGGTCCGCCCGGGGCGCCAGCTCGTACCCGTGGCCGCTCGCCTGCGCGCTCTTGTTTCTCGGCACTTGTGTGTGCGCGAGCCCGTCTTCGAGTCGCGCCCGGGGACGTCTCGTGTGCTGGCAGGCCATCATGAACTGCCAGGCAGAGCCTGATTGCCACTATGCGTACGGACAGTATGTGCGCGCGTGCGATCCGGTCCTGAGCGGCCAGCGGCGCCGGTGCCCGAGTCACTGCATCGCATCCCTTGTGCAACTCAACCAGACCAAGAGCGGCCCCGCGCTGGAGGACTGCAGCTGCGCGGAAGACCAGTTGTGTCGCGAAACCAAGCGCGCCATCGAGCCGTGTCTGCCCAGGACCAGCAGTATGGGCTGCACGGAGGCGCGGCGGCAGTGCGAGCGTGACAGACCGTGCCGCGACGCCATGGGTGACTACCTGCTGCACTGCACTAAGCTGTTCAGCGGCGCCACGTGCACGAGCGCGTGCCGCGACGTCATCGCGCGTATGCGCCGCATGCCCAAGGCGCAGCTGCTCGACACGTGCGTTTGCGACGGTGCTGAACGCACCATTTGCGAATACGTCAAAATGAGTATGGACACGCTGTGCTTCGGCATGCCATCCGTAGTCGATGACGTAGGATCCGGGACCTTTCCCgacgatgatgatgaagatgatgaagatCCTAATGGTATCGAGGACAGCTCCAGGAGCGCAGGAACGTGCGTGCGGTCCGTGCGCGCGCTTACCCTGCTTGCACCGGTCTCGGTATTGTTCCGTTTTTGA